The sequence TCTTAAAGTTAGCATTACTGCTTCACGACATACAGCTTCAATGTCTGCTCCTACAAATCCTTCGGTTTGTTCTGCGAGTTGTTTTATATCAACATCGTCTGCGAGTGGCATTTTTTGTGTATGTACTTTGAAGATTGCTTCACGTGAGGTTTCATCAGGTAATGGTACTTCTACGTGTCTGTCAAATCTTCCTGGACGTAGTAATGCCGGGTCGATTATGTCTTTTCTGTTTGTTGCTGCTATGATTGATACATCGTGTAGTTCTTCCATTCCATCCATTTCTGTTAAGAGTTGGTTTACTACTCTTTGTGTTACTCCGCTATCTAGTCCTGATCCTCTTTCTGATGCGATTGAGTCAATTTCATCAAAGAAGATTACTGTTGGTGATGCTTGTTTTGCTTTTTTGAATACTTCACGTACTCCTTTTTCTGAGTCTCCTACCCATTTAGATAGTAGTTCTGGTCCTTTTACTGATATGAAGTTTGCATTAGATTCATTTGCTACTGCTTTTGCAAGTAATGTTTTTCCTGTACCTGGGATACCTGTTAGTAGTACACCTTTTGGTGGTGTAATTCCGAATTTTTCGAATTTTTCAGGATTTTTTAAAGGCCATTCTACTGCTTCTTGTAGTTCTTGTTTTGCAAGATCTAGTCCTCCTACATCATCCCATGTTATGTTTGGTACTTGTACCATTACTTCACGTAGTGCTGATGGTTGAATGTCTTTGAGTGCTGCTTTGAAGTCGTTTTTATCTAGTACCATTTTTTCAAGTACTTCTTCTGGAACTTCTTCGTCTGTTTTTATTTCTGGTAGTACACGTCTTAGTACATGCATTGCTGCTTCTTTACATAGTGCTTCAAGGTCTGCTCCTACAAATCCGTTTGTTACTTCTGTTAATTCATCAAGATTTACGTCATCTGATAGTGGCATGTTTCTTGTGTGGATTTCTAGGATTTCTTTTCTTTCTTGTGCATCCGGTACTCCGATTTCTATTTCACGGTCGAATCTTCCAGGTCTTCTTAATGCTTCATCGATTGCATCAGGTCTGTTGGTTGCTCCTATTACTACTACTTCTCCACGACTTTTAAGTCCATCCATGAGTGTTAGAAGTTGTGCTACGATTCTACGTTCTACATCTCCATTTACATCTTCACGTTTTGGTGCGATTGCATCTAGTTCATCAATAAATACGATTGAAGGGCTGTTTTCTTCTGCTTCTTCGAATAGTTCACGTAGTTGTTCTTCTGATCCTCCTACGTA comes from Methanosphaera cuniculi and encodes:
- a CDS encoding CDC48 family AAA ATPase, which encodes MDNNKELKLKVAEAFSQSDIGRSVARIDPQCMSDLGLRDGDIIEIEGEKITTATVIASQSDISLGIIRIDSYIRKNAGTSIGEEVTVRPAVIKDAKKVKLAPVDQEIAIQGNLSSIFVDRVVNKGDIIVTGVRRQQRPPSMFDDLFSQMMASETSLGEIKLAVVNTKPLGPVRITNATDIEMETKPVDPSKFEGVENLIDVSYEDIGGLTNEVKKVREMVEMPMKRPELFKQLGISAPKGVLLSGPPGTGKTLLAKAVANEANAHFIVINGPEIMSKYVGGSEEQLRELFEEAEENSPSIVFIDELDAIAPKREDVNGDVERRIVAQLLTLMDGLKSRGEVVVIGATNRPDAIDEALRRPGRFDREIEIGVPDAQERKEILEIHTRNMPLSDDVNLDELTEVTNGFVGADLEALCKEAAMHVLRRVLPEIKTDEEVPEEVLEKMVLDKNDFKAALKDIQPSALREVMVQVPNITWDDVGGLDLAKQELQEAVEWPLKNPEKFEKFGITPPKGVLLTGIPGTGKTLLAKAVANESNANFISVKGPELLSKWVGDSEKGVREVFKKAKQASPTVIFFDEIDSIASERGSGLDSGVTQRVVNQLLTEMDGMEELHDVSIIAATNRKDIIDPALLRPGRFDRHVEVPLPDETSREAIFKVHTQKMPLADDVDIKQLAEQTEGFVGADIEAVCREAVMLTLRKDIDAEEINLEAFEEAMNKVKPDHSAEVEAEESVSYS